In Crinalium epipsammum PCC 9333, the following are encoded in one genomic region:
- the trpD gene encoding anthranilate phosphoribosyltransferase, producing the protein MTSTSPVAQDLNTSLASIDAAIWSNLLQQLLDKESLSCEQASKLMQGWLNEEIPLVLSGAILAALQAKSVSADELAGMAQVLQSQSSSLSTPHSPLPTPLIDTCGTGGDGASTFNISTAVAFVAAAAGVPVAKHGNRSASSKVGSADVLEALGVNLNAASEKVQAAVQEVGITFLFAPGWHPALKAVASLRKTLKVRTVFNLLGPLVNPLRPTGQIIGVSDSTLVSTIAHALKQLGTSQAIVVHGREKLDEAGLGDLTDLAVLSQGEVQLTTINPQDLGLTPATLGALRGGDVAENAEILRNVLQGNGTPSQQDVVALNAALALQVGGAVPLEDHTQGIAIAKDILNTGAAWSKLEQLVKFLRN; encoded by the coding sequence ATGACTTCCACCTCACCAGTAGCTCAAGATTTAAATACTTCGTTAGCATCAATAGATGCTGCTATTTGGTCTAACTTGCTGCAACAGTTACTTGATAAAGAATCATTATCTTGTGAACAAGCATCAAAACTGATGCAAGGATGGCTAAATGAAGAAATCCCTTTAGTGCTATCAGGAGCAATCTTAGCTGCATTGCAAGCTAAAAGCGTTTCTGCTGATGAATTAGCTGGGATGGCTCAAGTTTTGCAATCCCAATCCTCATCACTATCCACCCCCCACTCCCCACTTCCCACTCCCTTAATTGACACCTGCGGCACAGGTGGAGATGGAGCCTCAACTTTTAATATTTCTACTGCTGTTGCCTTTGTAGCTGCTGCTGCGGGTGTTCCCGTAGCGAAACATGGCAACCGTTCTGCCTCTAGCAAAGTTGGTTCTGCTGACGTTTTAGAAGCACTAGGAGTCAATTTGAATGCTGCTAGTGAGAAGGTACAGGCAGCAGTTCAAGAAGTAGGGATTACCTTTTTATTTGCTCCTGGTTGGCATCCCGCGTTAAAAGCTGTGGCATCTTTGCGAAAAACTTTGAAGGTGCGAACAGTTTTTAATTTATTAGGACCTTTGGTGAATCCGCTACGTCCTACTGGTCAAATAATTGGTGTGTCCGATTCTACATTAGTATCAACAATTGCTCATGCTTTAAAGCAGTTAGGTACATCACAAGCAATTGTTGTGCATGGACGCGAAAAACTAGATGAAGCTGGTTTAGGAGACTTAACAGATTTAGCAGTACTGTCTCAAGGTGAGGTGCAGCTAACTACAATAAATCCCCAAGATTTAGGTTTAACACCAGCAACTTTAGGCGCATTGCGTGGTGGAGATGTTGCAGAAAATGCTGAAATTTTGAGAAACGTCTTACAAGGAAATGGCACACCATCTCAACAAGATGTCGTAGCTTTGAATGCTGCTTTAGCACTTCAGGTAGGGGGTGCTGTACCTTTAGAAGATCATACTCAGGGCATCGCTATAGCTAAAGATATTCTAAATACAGGTGCAGCTTGGTCAAAGTTAGAGCAATTAGTTAAGTTTCTTAGGAATTAA